Genomic DNA from Pygocentrus nattereri isolate fPygNat1 chromosome 11, fPygNat1.pri, whole genome shotgun sequence:
GCTATGCAGACACCTTTCATGTGTATTACCAAACTCTACAACAAAAGTTGTAAGGTGATGGTAGTTTGCCTGTTTTACATGAGGATTTTTAATGCGATTCTATTTGTACTTTAtaattctaattttatttagaAAGCTTTTGTACTTCACTATATTGCATATTACATACACTTCATCTCCAAATTGCTGTACACACACTAAGATACAGAATGAAAGACCTTCATAAATTCATATTGTTCTGTACAAAATTGCTATTCAAAGAATTATAAATGAGAATCATGATTTTAGTTTTAAGTCAAAAATCATAAGTAAAATCTAATGAAAAATTGTGCAGCCCCATTTAAGTAGCCCACATAACCACATATAACCACATACATATTAGTTAGTTTACGGTCTAATTTATCTAGCTACTGACCTTTCTTGATGGATAACGACTGGGGTCGTGACAGCAGATTCTTTTTGCCATGCTGTGGTCTGGAACATGAACTCTCGCCCGTGATTATTTCCACATCTGTTTTTGAGAAATAAAGTTACTTTACTTTATTTAGCCTTAAACCAGCCAGCTGGCCAAATACGTTGAGTAACTGTTAGACACCGTGCTTTTGTGGTGGAAGAGATGTTCCTGGTTCCCCCTTTGGCTCCTTTTCAACTTGTTCTTTTGACTTAGCGCGTGTAGTTATACGATTCTGTTTCTCATAATCACacatgaaagaaaataagatcacaaaaacattttgtttttgtgatccCACagcccaaacacattcaggctCATGTCACCACTTGCTAGCTAACATTTTGGTAGCCACACCTAGCAAGCTGGCTACCACTGTGTTAAGCAAGGCTATCTAGGAACTCAAATTCACAAGACACTGCACATTGGGACCTACCCTAAGAATATGACTACGCTGTATCTATAGTAAGAAACCATTATATGCGACCCTAAATTATTACTTACCATGATTTTCCTTTGCTGCAGACTAAGCGATAAAAACATGAAACGGGAAATAATCGCATGCAACTAACATTACCGCACAAAACAAAACTACCGCGACACACGTGGTACGAACTTCATTTCCCAGCATTCCGTTATGCTTAGACATCTAGAGCGCGTCCTTCTGCCTAGTATGGCTCGTTTAAGTGAAGATATTCTTAAACTTGTACATCAACGGGACACACTTAACAACAGGAGAAGAAGTGTGAGGTGGATGCAGCGCCGGGGAATACTGAAACGATCAATGCGGTGCTGCATTTGCACACGTCGCATGCGACTGAGAGAAAGCGCGCGCAGTGATGGTCTTACCTGGTAAGTGGCCCGACTGCACTTTGTTAGATTTCATAAACCATAACATTGCCTAGACTCATTTTGGCTCACAACACAGTGAAAATAATAAACTGATTGAACTTTTAATGTTTGCCTTAAGGGTTTGCGGAACAAAccacaaagcaaagaaaacatcagTACGTTATGGATCTGTGATGTACAAATCTCGCAAATCCCTGGCGAGATGGCTGATGTTCATATACAGGTAGCTAGTTACACTTATTTCTCAGCGCTTCTCTAGAGCTCGATGAAATTATCATTAGCGTTACTCATGACTTGTTATTTATGCATGGGATGGCTTTTAGAGGATGTCATTGGCCCATAtacttgtttttacagtgtagtaggaAAGGGGAAAGCAATAACTGTTGACTGTCATTGCCGCCTGTCCaaagtaacattaacattaggtTACTTGATTTACCAAAAGCCAGTGGCATTTGCTTTAGTCACAAACACAGTGAACTTTAGCTACCTTTCTGATTACCATAGTCACCCCTGATTGAACTTTACCTCCGTATTTCGATATCTTGATATCAATTCAAGGTTCGACCTCTGCCTgaaaattaaagtttaaaaagaaacaaaaataccaaaaaatgcTTGCTGGCTTgcgtttgtttacatttttatgattaCAGTTACATATATACAAGATCCTGAGCAGATAGAATTGGAGTTATTAtagtttaagtttatttaatatttagtttatataatattatagcTTAATTAATATTTTCCAAGTTTGACTTTGGCTAATGATCATCCAGTCACATAAGTTCAGAATTACTGAGATAAAGTTTTATTGTAACAGTCCATTGTCCAGCCCCTTTAGCTAAAGTTTGAATAATATTAACTTGCCACTGTAATTATTTAATGGGGCATTTATTTAATCCAGTTTTTCCAGAACAGGCCCCACAAGTACTATCCTGAAACAACTCGGCCTCTCCCTTCACTAAAATCTGTACAAAACCACTGTGCCTATTAAAAAATTAAtctgaaatgaattaaaaattgcAGACTGATGagtaattgtatttattttattgtttcatcCCACTGTGGTCGACTGTGTTATGGTGGTGGGCATTACTTTCAGTGGGGTGGAACAttgaaagaacgaaagaaacaTCCCCAACTCAAGTGTAGACATTTATAAGTTATGTGTATAAACTTGTGGGTTATTTGAACTAATGTTTTACCCTCTTACATCTAATGTAGATTTTCTCAAGGTCTGCAGCTAAGACAACTTGACATGCTTGAACACGGGATTGCTGGCAGTTCAAGAACGCTGACCAAAATGGCACATACAGTAAGAAAGGTCTGTTTATGACTGCTTCATTATATATAGTTCCCTATCAAATAAATAGGTCAATCAAATTTGACaggtattgtttgtgtgttttacaaACAACTCATTGGTGATTTAGGTGAATCGGGTTGTGACCCAGCCAGAAGTTGAGTTATATGTGGTCCATCACTCCCTGAATTAAAGCTGGGAGGCAGGGACAGATACAGTATTTAGCCTATACAGTGAAAAGAAACAGGTACTACTTAAACATGTCAagtggataataaataaaatacattacacaagcacatttttttttttttaggtttatttgttttgtgttaatGCAACATATTTTAGTCATTTGCAACCAATGGACTCACCTAAATCAAGTAAATACAAAGCATAAttattaaattgtattttttacattttgcaaggGCTTAGAAATGGGAAATGGAAGTATATTCCAGCTACAATATTTATACAATATGTGGTTTTGTAATGTACTTCTCTATGATTAGCAGGTGTGCATGAAAGCTGTTTCCCGTCTTAAAAGCAAAGGCATGAAGGTTGGAGGTCGACATCACTTCGTTGTTCTAGATGAAAGTAAATTCTCTCACAAAAGGAAggtaatgtattattttactaGATGTGTGATTAAGGTAATAGAGTTTTTTCACATCAAATGCTGTTTGATTAGTGTTTTGTGATCTGGAAGAAAAAGGATTCACAATTAAAATCAGTGTTCGTAAGGTTCCTGCAGAACTTATGAtggtaatgtaaaataaatacaccaATCCATGTCCAATActgacttctttttttttttaaattaaaattgaaaaatgtgcTTAAGCTTGGGTTATGAAAAACATTGCAGGTTTTctgtaatcatttttattttatgaaatacGTTCATGCGTGTTAGTACATGATGTTAAACATTATCATTCTCTAGCAGGATGGTAACCCTATGCTATAAACAATAAGCTTACCTAAGGGCCTTTATACACCAAATGCAATTTCAGACAATGAAAATGTGCTCTTTTTAAACGTTTTCCATCGAAAGTCAatctctaaccaatcacagtcatctCTGCTGTTGGCATGGTGACACACCAGAGGATGAATTGTTTTTCAGCAACTGGAACATTTAACAAGTGCCAAAATGATCAGAAACTCCAAATGCAGCTCAAACTGGGTTACGAACATCTTATATGTGGATGCATCATATGTATTTTGGCAAGAATGCAGCGAATTTTTTCAGCGAATGATAGTTTACATTTGTGTAAGATCCTATGAAATAAACTCCCAGAATCCCcaaaaatatttacactatttCAAATTCTTCAGcaataacacaaaatatggtaaatttaatgaaaaattgtaATCTTTgggcataaataaaaatgcagtatACTCTGACTAGCCACTTAATCATTAGGTATACCTACCTTGTCCttgttttatcagcttcactgaagaTCTATgtgcgctttgtagttctacagttacagactgtagtccatctgtttctctgccccTTTACCCCCTtgcatcagtggtcaggacccctacagagcagatactatttgggtggtggatcattctcagcactgcagtgacattaaagtggtggtggagtgtttgTGCATGTATGCTGTGCATATtttatcagacacagcagtgctgctggagtttttaaataccagTTAACAATGTCCTGTGTCCTGAAACTGAGCACCAGTGAAAGActgaggatgaccaacacaatctATGTGGCTTCAGATAAATTATGATCAAAAGCTTTCCATCTCCAAGGTGGTCCAATAGGTTAGATGTGTCTAATGAagtagacagtgagtggacactcacAAACTGtatgatccactcgtaccagcacagcacaacacacactaaaatacaactaccacatcagtgttactatagtgctgtgaatgatccaccacccaaataatacttgctctgtggggctcctgactactgaagaaaagggtaacaaagtatgcagagaaacagatggactacagtctgtaagtgtagaacAACACTACAGAGTGAAACAATATGGTCAGTTGATCTGACaaagtggacagtgaaaatACTAGATAGGTggacctaatgaagtggcttaTAGACATATAGGAGGTGGAGTCAGTGAATCAGTAAGTTGGCAAACATTATAGTTATCAGTTCAATTGCATAATCTATGTCTACATGACTTGTATTTAATATTGAGGCTGTCTGGGTATCAAGCTGACCTATACCTCACCTGTGAGCTTATGTCAGTTGCaaatgtcagttttattttgtgtaCTCTTGCTGTTCTTTTTAGCTGTATAAACATGTCTGGTATTGCTACAGGTATGCATGAACACAGGCATTGATATTGCCTGGTCAGGAAAAATGCAGAGCCTGTGAACTATTGGCTTTGAccttggatttttttcttttttttttcattttctttttaaaaacaccagatcagcagtatttttataaattcacaaatatttaccattaattaaaaatgttttatcccTGAGCAGTAGCTAATAATTAATTACCAGTCATTTTTtgaataatgtttttgttaagCACACACAAGCCCTGCAAGCTATATGTGCTTTAGCTGATTCAGTGaaactgaatattaaataacataAGTAACTCAACATCCTTTTAGAATATACTGCTTCACCTAATGGCTCTCTGCTCGCATAATGGACACAAGTGAATGTGTGTTGTTGATGTAAATttactaaatattttaatttcaaaGCAGCACCTGACAATTAATTTGGTAGTGATGCATTACTTTgaaattgtaaatgtaataaatatacaaTTAAAGTATTTCTATAAACATGGCCCACAATAACTTAAATTTGACTACCAGATACATTGAGGGCCCAATGGCCCAAAGTGAATTCCTTATTATCTGTCTGACCCTGTAGGAAAGTACTGTGTGTTTAAAATAGTTACTGCGGTTTCATTGCTATAGAAATATAGTAAGATAACAGTTAAATGTCTTACAGTCCATtgctgtatatttacatttctttgcTTACAACTAAGCTAttaataatttactgtaaatagatttttttacagtgcac
This window encodes:
- the LOC119264355 gene encoding uncharacterized protein LOC119264355 isoform X1, with the protein product MLRHLERVLLPSMARLSEDILKLVHQRDTLNNRRRSVRWMQRRGILKRSMRCCICTRRMRLRESARSDGLTWVCGTNHKAKKTSVRYGSVMYKSRKSLARWLMFIYRFSQGLQLRQLDMLEHGIAGSSRTLTKMAHTVRKQVCMKAVSRLKSKGMKVGGRHHFVVLDESKFSHKRKYNRGRFGNSWRRKRQWVFGMLEVGITTRRPILKLVKTRSRRVLLRVIRRHVKRGSYIMSDEWRAYRGQLSQYGYQHFSVCHKDNFVDARTGSHTQHIERAWQTYKVDIWRHRGNRTSRLLKVCWVD
- the LOC119264355 gene encoding uncharacterized protein LOC119264355 isoform X2 encodes the protein MLRHLERVLLPSMARLSEDILKLVHQRDTLNNRRRSVRWMQRRGILKRSMRCCICTRRMRLRESARSDGLTWVCGTNHKAKKTSVRYGSVMYKSRKSLARWLMFIYRFSQGLQLRQLDMLEHGIAGSSRTLTKMAHTVRKVCMKAVSRLKSKGMKVGGRHHFVVLDESKFSHKRKYNRGRFGNSWRRKRQWVFGMLEVGITTRRPILKLVKTRSRRVLLRVIRRHVKRGSYIMSDEWRAYRGQLSQYGYQHFSVCHKDNFVDARTGSHTQHIERAWQTYKVDIWRHRGNRTSRLLKVCWVD